One window of Cucurbita pepo subsp. pepo cultivar mu-cu-16 chromosome LG19, ASM280686v2, whole genome shotgun sequence genomic DNA carries:
- the LOC111781792 gene encoding cytokinin dehydrogenase 1-like: MGSPPSGFIKQSIIFLKLYIILYISCIPDSTNHLFAAPTIPPHFGSSDISSYELQTLELDGYLSFDNNHKAATDFGNRYNLYPLAVLHPKSVSDISNTINHIFSMGYASDLTVAARGHGHSIQGQAQAYNGVVINMESFQGLEMKINAGELPYVDVSAGELWINILHETLKQGLAPKSWTDYLHLTVGGTLSNAGISGQAFRHGPQISNVYQLEVVTGKGEVVACSENQNADLFHAVLGGLGQFGIITRARISLEKAPKMVKWIRVLYSDFSKFTRDQEHLISSNDQFDYIEGFVFINRTGLLNNWRSSFNPQEPLQASKFNSDGKVFYCLEIAKYFNPDELEFINKKVESLLTGLSYIPSTLFTSEVTYLAFLDRVHVSENKLRAKGLWEIPHPWLNLLIPRTQIHDFAQEVFGNILKDTSNGPIIIYPVNKSKWNNKTSLVTPEEEVFYLVAFLSSAVPSSIGTDGLEHILAQNQRILDYCIEYLPGVKQYLPHYSSQEEWRAHFGPKWQTVLKRKSKYDPSAILAPGQRIFQKGISFL, encoded by the exons ATGGGGTCGCCACCTTCTGGCTTCATCAAACAAAGCATTATTTTCCTCAAGTTATACATAATTCTATACATCAGTTGCATACCTGACAGCACCAACCACCTTTTTGCAGCCCCAACAATTCCTCCTCATTTTGGTTCCTCTGATATATCCTCTTATGAACTGCAAACACTGGAATTGGATGGATACCTCAGCTTTGACAATAATCATAAAGCAGCAACAGATTTTGGAAACAGATACAATTTATACCCATTAGCTGTTCTACATCCAAAATCCGTGTCCGATATTTCGAACACGATAAACCATATTTTCAGTATGGGATATGCGTCCGACTTGACGGTTGCAGCTAGAGGCCATGGACATTCCATCCAAGGTCAAGCTCAAGCCTATAATGGTGTAGTTATCAATATGGAATCATTTCAGGGGctagaaatgaaaataaatgcagGGGAATTACCTTATGTGGACGTTTCAGCTGGAGAGCTGTGGATAAATATCCTGCATGAAACTCTTAAACAAGGGCTGGCACCAAAATCCTGGACAGATTACCTGCATCTTACTGTTGGAGGCACCTTGTCAAATGCTGGCATTAGTGGACAGGCCTTCCGGCATGGACCCCAAATCAGCAACGTTTATCAGCTCGAAGTTGTCACAG GAAAAGGGGAGGTGGTTGCCTGTTCAGAGAATCAAAATGCAGACCTTTTCCATGCTGTTCTTGGCGGGCTTGGACAGTTTGGCATCATAACAAGGGCAAGGATTTCTTTGGAAAAGGCACCAAAAATG GTAAAATGGATAAGAGTACTTTACTCAGACTTCTCCAAATTTACAAGAGACCAAGAACATCTAATATCATCCAATGATCAATTTGATTATATTGAAggatttgtatttattaatagAACTGGTCTCCTCAATAACTGGAGATCTTCTTTTAATCCCCAAGAACCACTGCAAGCCAGCAAATTCAATTCAGATGGAAAAGTTTTCTACTGCTTGGAAATAGCGAAGTACTTCAACCCAGATGAACTTGAATTTATAAACAAG AAAGTTGAAAGCTTATTGACAGGATTGAGCTATATTCCATCCACCCTCTTCACATCAGAAGTTACTTACCTGGCTTTCCTGGACCGTGTCCACGTCTCCGAAAACAAGCTACGAGCTAAAGGCTTATGGGAAATTCCTCATCCATGGCTAAATCTACTGATCCCTAGAACCCAAATACACGATTTTGCTCAAGAGGTCTTTGGTAACATCCTCAAGGATACTAGCAATGGCCCCATCATAATCTATCCAGTTAACAAATCCAA ATGGAACAACAAAACATCATTGGTCACTCCAGAAGAGGAAGTGTTCTACTTAGTGGCTTTCTTATCTTCTGCAGTTCCATCTTCCATAGGAACAGATGGGTTAGAACACATTTTAgcacaaaatcaaagaattttGGATTACTGTATTGAGTACCTCCCTGGTGTCAAGCAATACCTCCCCCACTACAGCTCCCAAGAAGAATGGAGAGCTCACTTTGGCCCTAAGTGGCAGACTGTCTTGAAGAGGAAATCTAAGTATGATCCTTCGGCAATTCTTGCTCCTGGCCAGAGGATATTCCAAAAGGGGATTTCCTTCTTATGA
- the LOC111782310 gene encoding eukaryotic translation initiation factor 3 subunit E, giving the protein MALYDLTPRIAPNLDRHLVFPLLEFLQERQFYPDEQILKAKIELLNRTNMVDYAMDIHKSLYHTDDVPQDMVDRRVEVVARLKALEESAAPLVAFLQNPAAVQELRADKQYNLQMLNDRYQIGPDQIEALYQYAKFQFECGNYSGAADYLYQYRALCTDSERSLSALWGKLAAEILMQNWDIAVEELNRLKEIIDSKNFSSPMKQVQGRIWLMHWSLFIFFNHDNGRTQIIDLFNQDKYLNAIQTNAPHLLRYLATAFIVNKRRRPQFKDFIKVIQQEQYSYNDPITEFLTCVYVNYDFDGAQKKMRECEEVILNDPFLGKRLEEGNLSTVPLRDEFLETARLFVFETFCRIHQRIDMSVLAEKLNLNYEEAERWIVNLVRTSKLDAKLDSKTGTVIMETNEPDVHEQLIDHTKSLSGRTYKLVTQLLEHAQAQAAR; this is encoded by the exons ATGGCGTTGTACGACCTAACTCCGCGAATCGCTCCAAATTTGGACCGTCATCTTGTTTTCCCTCTCCTCGAATTCCTTCAAGAGAGGCAGTTTTACCCTGACGAGCAGATCCTCAAGGCCAAAATCGAGCTTCTCAACAGGACCAATATGGTTGATTACGCCATGGACATTCACAAGTCGCTGTATCACACCGACGATGTTCCTCAAG ACATGGTGGATAGAAGGGTGGAAGTGGTGGCGAGGCTTAAGGCTTTGGAGGAGTCCGCGGCGCCACTTGTTGCTTTTCTGCAGAATCCGGCTGCTGTTCAGGAACTGAGGGCTGATAAGCAGTACAATCTTCAAATGCTTAATGATCGTTATCAG ATTGGTCCAGATCAAATAGAAGCGTTATACCAATATGCCAAATTTCAGTTCGAGTGTGGGAACTACTCTGGTGCTGCTGACTATCTCTATCAGTACAGAGCCTTATGCACAGACAGTGAAAGGAGCCTGAGTGCTCTGTGGGGAAAATTGGCAGCTGAAATTTTAATGCAGAATTGGGATATTGCTGTCGAGGAGCTTAATCGTTTAAAAGAGATTATCGACTCCAAG AATTTCTCATCACCGATGAAACAAGTGCAAGGCAGAATATGGTTGATGCATTGGAgcctcttcatatttttcaatcaCGACAATGGAAGAACACAGATAATTGACCTGTTTAATCAAGATAA GTATTTAAATGCCATTCAAACCAATGCTCCCCATCTTTTACGCTATTTGGCCACTGCATTCATTGTTAACAAAAGGCGGCGGCCACAATTCAAAGATTTTATCAAGGTTATTCAGCAGGAACAATATTCCTATAATGATCCCATCACAGAGTTTTTGACTTGTGTGTATGTCAATTATGATTTCGATGGGGCACAAAAGAAGATGAGGGAGTGCGAAGAA GTTATATTGAACGATCCTTTCCTAGGAAAGAGGCTTGAAGAAGGTAACCTTTCCACCGTTCCTTTGAGAGATGAGTTTTTGGAAACTGCTCGTCTTTTCGTCTTTGAGACTTTCTGCAGAATACATCAGCGTATTGATATGAG cgtccttgctgaaaAGTTGAACTTGAATTATGAGGAAGCTGAGCGGTGGATTGTAAATCTCGTGCGCACGTCAAAGCTTGATGCAAAGCTTGATTCAAAGACAGGAACGGTTATAATGGAAACGAACGAGCCTGACGT GCATGAGCAATTGATCGACCACACGAAGTCATTATCTGGGCGTACTTACAAGTTAGTGACCCAACTTCTAGAGCATGCACAGGCTCAAGCAGCTagataa